In one Cervus elaphus chromosome 9, mCerEla1.1, whole genome shotgun sequence genomic region, the following are encoded:
- the LOC122699629 gene encoding ATP-dependent Clp protease proteolytic subunit, mitochondrial: MWPKILLRGGRVAAGLCPALGPRLAARFPPQRTPENRLAPQRSLHATAARALPLIPIVVEQTGRGERAYDIYSRLLRERIVCVMGPIDDSVASLVIAQLLFLQSESNKKPIHMYINSPGGVVTSGLAIYDTMQYILNPICTWCVGQAASMGSLLLAAGTPGMRHSLPNSRIMIHQPSGGARGQATDIAIQAEEIMKLKKQLYSIYAKHTKQTLQVIESAMERDRYMSPMEAQEFGILDKVLVHPPQDGEDEPELVQKEPGEPTVVEPTPASA; encoded by the exons ATGTGGCCCAAAATATTGCTTAGGGGGGGCCGGGTGGCGGCCGGCTTGTGCCCAGCGCTGGGGCCTCGCCTCGCCGCCCGCTTTCCCCCGCAGCGGACGCCCGAGAATCGCCTGGCCCCGCAGCGGAGCCTGCACGCGACGGCGGCCCGGGCTCTCCCGCTCATTCCCATCGTGGTGGAGCAGACG GGTCGCGGCGAGCGCGCCTATGACATCTACTCGCGACTGCTTCGGGAGCGTATTGTGTGCGTCATGGGCCCT ATCGATGACAGTGTCGCCAGCCTGGTCATCGCGCAACTGCTGTTCCTGCAGTCGGAAAGCAACAAGAAACCCATCCACATGTATATCAACAGCCCCG GTGGCGTGGTGACCTCAGGCCTGGCCATCTACGACACGATGCAATACATCCTGAACCCCATCTGCACGTGGTGTGTGGGCCAGGCGGCCAGCATGGGCTCCCTACTTCTGGCCGCTGGCACCCCAGGCATGCGCCACTCGCTCCCCAACTCCCGCATCATGATCCACCAGCCCTCTGGGGGTGCCCGG GGCCAAGCCACAGATATCGCCATCCAGGCGGAGGAGATCATGAAGCTCAAGAAGCAGCTCTACAGCATCTATGCCAAGCACACCAAACAGACCCTGCAGGTGATCG AGTCGGCCATGGAGAGGGACCGCTACATGAGCCCCATGGAGGCCCAGGAGTTCGGCATCTTGGACAAGGTTCTGGTCCACCCCCCACAGGATGGGGAGGACGAGCCAGAGCTGGTACAGAAGGAGCCGGGGGAGCCAACAGTGGTAGAACCCACCCCAGCCAGCGCCTGA